In one Nocardioides sp. NBC_00368 genomic region, the following are encoded:
- a CDS encoding cyclase family protein, protein MNPDLLTNYLDKHRPSRRDALRMAGAVGAAAALGTHADAGAAAAMPSARGRRPSTPQDFDDIPFDYADPSKLSDWAPGPYGPEDQRGSFNEVTDLKTAAAVGLLKRHRPVKTYNLGELMWNGFPAFKTNPPRNYEQRLTIAGYEPPPGFVDDGGVLVGVDPLGENKLSIHEERFQGFASNKHPAPLATTYQIGSQLDNLNHIGAGEYFYNGHRGPEIAKSHGTTKLGSEHMGPIATRGVLLDILGVKLAQNATSDLAEPAANNKPLLREGYRITVEDIEQAMEFGGISQIEPGDALLFHTGWNELLKTRDEADIRRWEGASGLPGIYLREARWLAQFRPAMVGSDTWALEVLGNSVNNDWTAFPAHQELLMRNGIRIGESYVSEELANDHVYEFVFMVTPQYAEGATAGNTPPMALAQPKQ, encoded by the coding sequence GTGAACCCCGATCTGTTGACCAACTACCTGGACAAGCACCGCCCCAGCCGTCGTGACGCGCTTCGAATGGCTGGCGCTGTCGGCGCGGCCGCGGCGCTCGGCACCCACGCTGACGCCGGCGCGGCAGCGGCGATGCCGTCGGCCCGGGGGAGGCGGCCCTCGACGCCGCAGGACTTCGACGACATCCCGTTCGACTACGCCGATCCCTCGAAACTGTCCGACTGGGCACCTGGCCCGTACGGCCCCGAGGACCAGCGAGGCAGCTTCAACGAGGTCACCGACCTGAAGACCGCTGCCGCAGTCGGCCTGCTGAAGCGACACCGACCGGTCAAGACGTACAACCTGGGCGAGCTCATGTGGAACGGGTTCCCGGCCTTCAAGACCAACCCGCCCCGCAACTACGAACAGCGGCTCACCATCGCCGGCTACGAGCCGCCGCCCGGATTCGTCGACGACGGAGGCGTCCTCGTCGGGGTCGACCCACTCGGCGAGAACAAGCTCAGCATTCACGAGGAGCGATTCCAGGGGTTCGCCTCCAACAAGCACCCCGCTCCGCTTGCAACGACCTATCAGATCGGTTCTCAGTTGGACAACCTCAACCACATCGGGGCAGGGGAGTACTTCTACAACGGACACCGTGGGCCCGAGATCGCGAAGAGCCACGGCACGACCAAGCTCGGGTCAGAGCACATGGGGCCGATCGCAACGCGGGGCGTGCTGCTCGACATTCTCGGGGTCAAGCTGGCGCAGAACGCCACCTCCGACCTCGCCGAACCCGCAGCCAACAACAAGCCGCTGCTCCGCGAGGGTTACCGAATCACGGTCGAAGACATCGAACAGGCGATGGAGTTCGGTGGGATCTCCCAGATCGAGCCCGGAGATGCCCTCCTCTTCCACACCGGATGGAACGAGCTCCTCAAGACCCGAGACGAGGCCGACATCCGCCGGTGGGAAGGCGCCTCCGGCCTGCCTGGAATCTACCTGCGCGAGGCACGCTGGCTCGCACAGTTCAGACCTGCGATGGTCGGCAGCGACACCTGGGCACTCGAAGTTCTGGGGAACTCCGTCAACAATGACTGGACGGCCTTCCCCGCCCACCAAGAACTACTCATGCGCAACGGAATCCGGATCGGCGAGTCCTACGTCTCCGAAGAGCTCGCCAACGACCACGTGTACGAGTTCGTCTTCATGGTCACGCCGCAGTACGCCGAGGGCGCCACGGCTGGCAACACGCCACCGATGGCGCTCGCCCAGCCCAAGCAATAG
- a CDS encoding MFS transporter, with amino-acid sequence MPNLNTPDVSSPPKGKRPVSVVRVVFASLVGTAVEWYDFFLYGSAAALVFGKLFFPESEPVTATLLAFGTYALGFVARPLGGIVFGHFGDKVGRKKMLVFSLMMMGLSTIAIGLLPTYAAIGLAAPLLLLACRLLQGFAVGGEWGGAVLMVAEHGKDTHRGFWSSWVQAGVPLGNLLATGVLWLLAMMQSDDAFNAWGWRIPFLLSAVLVGVGLWVRLQIEESPVYAEARAEMSHKKAEANHMPLLEVIRKYPREVLVAMGMRLAENISYYIFTIISITYLVDYVGGEKGPILQALLLASIVHFVAIPIIGALSDRVGRRPLYIVGAIGVAAWSWVFFDLIGSKDDSKIVLAVVVGLLLHALMYAPQAAFFSELFGTSVRYTGASVGYQLASIFAGALAPIIALKLLGDVEAPNTTAVAVYVTIAAVLTLAAVLTAKETARSSLRHDRVLDEA; translated from the coding sequence ATGCCCAACCTCAACACCCCTGACGTGAGTTCGCCCCCGAAGGGCAAGCGACCGGTCAGCGTCGTCAGAGTCGTATTCGCCTCCTTGGTCGGCACCGCCGTCGAGTGGTACGACTTCTTCCTCTACGGCTCGGCGGCCGCGCTCGTGTTCGGCAAGCTGTTCTTCCCCGAGTCCGAGCCGGTCACGGCAACCCTGCTCGCCTTCGGCACGTACGCGCTGGGCTTCGTCGCCCGGCCACTCGGCGGCATCGTCTTCGGCCACTTCGGTGACAAGGTCGGCCGAAAGAAGATGCTCGTCTTCTCGCTCATGATGATGGGCCTGTCCACCATCGCGATCGGGCTGCTGCCGACGTACGCCGCCATCGGGCTGGCTGCGCCTCTGCTACTGCTGGCGTGCCGACTCCTGCAGGGGTTCGCCGTCGGGGGCGAGTGGGGTGGCGCGGTGCTGATGGTCGCCGAGCACGGCAAAGACACCCACCGCGGATTCTGGTCATCCTGGGTCCAGGCGGGCGTACCGCTGGGCAACCTGCTCGCCACCGGGGTGCTGTGGCTGCTCGCCATGATGCAGTCCGACGACGCGTTCAACGCCTGGGGCTGGCGGATTCCGTTCCTTCTCAGCGCCGTGCTCGTCGGCGTCGGACTGTGGGTACGCCTGCAGATCGAGGAGTCTCCGGTCTACGCGGAAGCGCGGGCCGAGATGAGCCACAAGAAGGCTGAGGCGAACCACATGCCGCTCCTCGAGGTGATCCGCAAGTACCCGCGCGAGGTCCTGGTGGCGATGGGCATGCGGTTGGCCGAGAACATCTCCTACTACATCTTCACGATCATCTCGATCACCTACCTGGTCGACTATGTCGGCGGGGAGAAGGGCCCCATCCTCCAGGCGCTGTTGCTCGCCTCCATCGTCCACTTCGTCGCGATCCCGATCATCGGAGCACTCTCCGACAGGGTCGGTCGGCGCCCGCTCTACATCGTCGGCGCGATCGGCGTTGCCGCGTGGTCCTGGGTGTTCTTCGACCTGATCGGCAGCAAGGACGACTCCAAGATCGTCCTTGCCGTGGTCGTGGGTCTGCTGCTGCACGCACTGATGTACGCACCGCAGGCGGCGTTCTTCTCCGAGCTGTTCGGCACCTCGGTGCGCTACACCGGGGCCTCGGTCGGCTACCAGTTGGCCTCGATCTTCGCCGGAGCACTCGCGCCGATCATCGCCCTGAAGCTCCTCGGCGACGTCGAGGCGCCCAACACGACCGCTGTCGCGGTCTACGTGACGATCGCCGCGGTCCTCACCCTGGCAGCCGTGCTGACCGCCAAGGAGACGGCGCGGTCCTCGCTTCGGCACGACCGGGTGCTCGACGAGGCCTGA
- a CDS encoding zinc-binding dehydrogenase: MRITGAVLEELGRQRPYAQSRPITITELDLAPPGPSEVLVRIEAAGVCHSDLSVVEGNRPRPVPMLLGHEAAGLVEAVGADVGDLRIGQRVVMVFLPRCQECSGCDTNGRMPCERGSATNAAGTLLSGAQRLTRDGEEVHHHLGVSAFATHAVVDRASVVPVDDDVPPDVAAILGCAVLTGGGALLNAVQPTAGDSVMIVGLGGVGMAALLAAVAQDAGEVIAVDNNLDKLQLARELGADAVYTATEVAKLGVTASHVLECAGDARAFETAYAATAPGGRTVTVGLPRAEARSEISPLTLTMESRTVLGCYLGWAVPSRDIPRFVQWWRSGRLPVEKLISRIRLDEINDAMDALANGDAVRQVIVLDEP; encoded by the coding sequence ATGCGGATTACCGGAGCCGTTCTGGAAGAGCTTGGACGTCAGCGCCCCTATGCGCAGTCGCGCCCGATCACCATCACCGAGCTCGACCTCGCTCCTCCGGGGCCCTCTGAAGTGCTGGTGCGGATCGAGGCCGCGGGCGTGTGCCACTCCGACCTCTCGGTCGTCGAGGGAAATCGCCCACGACCCGTTCCCATGCTGCTCGGCCACGAGGCGGCCGGGCTCGTCGAGGCCGTCGGTGCCGACGTCGGGGACCTCCGCATCGGCCAGCGGGTCGTGATGGTGTTCCTGCCGCGATGCCAGGAATGCTCTGGCTGCGACACGAATGGACGGATGCCCTGCGAACGTGGCTCGGCCACCAACGCCGCCGGCACTCTCTTGTCCGGCGCCCAGAGGCTCACCCGGGACGGCGAAGAGGTGCACCACCACCTCGGGGTGTCGGCCTTCGCCACCCATGCCGTCGTCGACCGCGCCTCGGTGGTGCCGGTGGATGACGACGTGCCTCCCGACGTGGCCGCGATCCTCGGCTGCGCCGTGCTGACCGGCGGGGGAGCACTTCTCAACGCCGTTCAGCCGACCGCCGGCGACAGCGTCATGATCGTCGGCCTCGGCGGTGTCGGCATGGCAGCACTGCTGGCCGCGGTCGCGCAGGACGCCGGCGAAGTGATCGCGGTGGACAACAACCTCGACAAGCTGCAGCTCGCCCGCGAGCTGGGGGCCGACGCCGTCTACACCGCTACGGAAGTGGCCAAGCTCGGCGTCACGGCCTCCCATGTCCTCGAGTGCGCTGGTGACGCCCGTGCCTTCGAGACCGCGTACGCCGCCACCGCGCCGGGCGGCCGCACCGTCACCGTCGGGCTTCCCCGAGCTGAGGCGCGCAGCGAGATCTCACCGCTCACGCTGACCATGGAGTCGCGCACAGTCCTCGGTTGCTACCTCGGCTGGGCTGTGCCCTCACGCGACATCCCTCGCTTCGTCCAGTGGTGGCGCAGCGGCCGCCTGCCTGTCGAGAAGCTGATCAGTCGGATCCGGCTCGACGAGATCAACGACGCCATGGACGCACTCGCGAACGGCGACGCCGTACGCCAGGTGATCGTCCTCGATGAGCCGTGA